The nucleotide window gcagatgacattgtgaccTGCAGGTAGAGGAAAATTTTGAGAAGTGGAGGTCttctctagaaaagagaggaatgaaggtgagcaggagtaaaacagagtagaTGTGTGttaatgagaaggtcccagagggaacagtgaagttacaataAGGAATAGaagtaaagaaggtcgaggacttcaggtagctcgggtcaacagtgcagagtgatggagaatgtggaaaggaagtgaagaaccgtgtgcaggcaggctggaaccggtggaggaaagtatcaggtgtgctctgtgtgtttgcgaggatgaagggaaaggtctacaagacagtggtgaggccagccatgatggacggcttacaCTACGTTTACACTGCAGGCTGAAGAGACCCAAAtccgatgttttatttttattttgcctcaATGCGACCCGCATCCGATCTTTTCATACCAGTCTGAACGGCACAGCTCAGATTTTTCCAAATGCGACAATGAGCAACAATGAGAGACTGGCAGGGGCAGCACCCTGCAGGCCCCTTGGCACAACTGACTGGACACCTGCCAACGACTCGCATTCCTGCCTTTCTTTTGGGATTCTGGGGCAGCAGAGATTGGCCGGGCAAAGCAGGTAGATCAGGGTCAAAGGAGTTCTGCAGAGAGTGGTAAATagagtaaacaacaacaacacaggtgAAACCGAGACCAGAGAAAGCAGACGCGGAACCCACTGGCTCGCCCCTCCCTCGTACTTATTGTCTCCTCCCTTTTATGATCGACTGAAGGGAGGTGTTCGGTCGGGAGCTGGGAGAGAGACTCTGAGGAGAGAGGGCACAATATGAAAGAACAGGCGTCTGATCAGAGCTGGAATAGGTTGTTCTGCGCTGTAGGTCGCTCTGCagatctatctctctctctctctctctggagggaaggagagaggaaggggagaaGCTGGACACAGGAGACGGGGACTGGAATTCCAGGACCTGAGGTAGAGGACAGTCTTGGCTGGCTTGAGCTGGTGCTACAACCTCTCCCCCTCTTGGTCATGAGTGTGTCGGATGTAGAGTAGGACATAAGAATTAGAGAAAAGTGTTACTGAAGTGGTctttcctgacccccccccccccccctcgacaaTGGGATCTCAATTggagtttgcttgtttgctgctgctgctgctttttctgGGGAGGAACAACTTGGCATTTGGAGGTTGTTCTGGGAAATGCTGCCGGGGCAGAAACCTCGACTGCACGACCACCGACTGGAGGATGGACCGGGTGTATGGAACATGCTTCTGCGATGAGGGCTGCATCAGGACCAAGGATTGCTGTTTTGACTACTACAAAGAGTGCCCAGGTGAGGGATGAACAGCGGGAACACACTTGTTATACACCCCAACTATATGACACCAGTTGGGTGATAAGCTGCGCCATGAGATAACCTAAAGATAAAGATGTAGAGCAGAGGGATTGGGCCGCTTATCGCATATCTCTGAGATGACCTGAGTGTATTGCATTGAGAAATTGCTTGCGCCCAGAGTCCTGTCAGACTTTGCCGTGCGTTCCCTCTAACGTGTGCAAATAAAACGCCAACATTTGTCTGTGAATGAGTCACGGATGTTGAGGCAACAATCCGCTTGATAATAACCCAGGCGGCTCTGCGCCTCGCCTCATTTCAGTGAGCTGGCCCACATAATAGAATTAGTACAACTATTTGAAGAATGTTGCTCTGTCAATCAGCTGTGGCAAATTACAGTTGCAGTCAAACAAGCCAAGTGTGCCTAATGTGCATTATGCTACTGAATCTGCACGCTTAATAGGCATCCGTCAAAGCTTTGATGATGAAAAATGCAGGACTTAGTGATGGAATGAGTTGCTCTCTTGGCAAACTCTCAAACAACTTGTAGCAGAGCATGAAACGCTAATTCTTCAACTCATGATCAATGCCTCATTGATCTTCAGACACTTCCTGAATATCGAGCTCTGGTCCTGCAGCCCAGTTCTGTAGGGTTTCCCCGGGTTTGCCGTGACCTTAGCGACACCTTTTTGCAGTTTGATTGTTCGCTAACCACAGGATATCCtgtaataatatttgttttcactCCGTGGGTGTCGACATCCAGCTCAGGACTGTGCTGTGAGTGAGTGGAGCTTTTGGAGTGGCTGTGCAAAACCCTGCCAGCCCTCGGTGCGGGTCCGTATCCGCCACAGAGAAGGGCCGGAGCACAGCAACGGCGGGGAGCCCTGTCCGAGTCTGGAGCAGCGGAGCGGCTGCAGGGAGTACAGAGACCACCAGGGCGGCTACTGTGGACACAACGCAGGTACACAAATACAACAACACGTCTAGTTATTATTTATCCTGTTTACAGAAGCACTGCATGCGTTTCTCTTACCAGGACCTGCATTCATCACCAGCGTGGAGTTTGGCAAGGGAAGGCCCAAGCATGGCAACGATGGAAACCCCCTAGACCCGGGGTAGGTTTCATAAAAAGCCCCCCCCTAAGCATGCTGAAACTGTACAAGACCAAAGGTATCTGCAAATTCAAAAGTTGAAACGTTCATGAATGCAGTCGGGACTTTACTTCACTTCGACATTATGCTGTATAACACTAACcattggggagggggggggggggtcagcttgTCTTCTGCTGCATGAGTTTCCAGTAGGTGTTTGCTCACCTGGAGGTCCATCTACAAGATTTCATTATATGTAGCGCTGCTGAGAGAATGCCCACAGCcctttgaaatgaaacactttaGACTTTAATAAGGACTTTCAAATGTGCACAAAGGGTCCGGATGATGGTGGGTGAGATATTGTTCGTAAGCACTGGCAAAATGATTGCTCTTCCCattgcattctgggtgtgtgcATACCACACTGAAATAGGAAGTTCCGTTGTTGTTCTGCAAGTTGCCTGATGAAGCAACTCAAACTGGGTGTTAATATCCTGTTCATGAAGTCTTTAGCCATCTATTATGATTCACTGCGCTGTTACCCCAGGATTGGATCGTGTGACCCACATGACCCTGCCCGCTGTTCCCTCGTAGGTTCTGTATGGAGTTCACACTGGAGTCCCGGACGCCCTACTGCACAGTGCAGAaccggccacacacacactggatgcgCTACATAACAGAGggctttaaagtgtgtgtggcgtgtgaaCCTCCCGCAATGAGGAACAATAGCGGCAGCTGCCAAGGAGACGGCCAGGATTCAGACAAGTACGAAGTTACCAACCAAGAAATCATACACTTAATGTTTTctgattttgttattttattccatTAGTTTCACCAGGAAACAAATGAGactacataaatatatataatttaatatctCTACAACTAGATTAGCAAGGCAATCATTGAAGGTACACATAACCACGTGTGAAAACCATAAAGGTTTGGAACTGTGTTGCAGAGAAGCTGTGCTCCACTGGCAGGCAGTGGGGAACAGTCAGTGCAGCGGGACCTGGAAGAAGATGCAGAAAACGCAGCAGTGCAACTGTCCTCCGCAACACAGCTTCGTCTTCATCTGATCCAAGCCGAGCATCCATCAATAACAACGATCAAGCTCTGATCATCAGTGAAACTGAAAATACTGTGTTCAGATCAGACACCCCAGAACAGCAATTACACAGATATTAAATCCACTACACTTTTATATGAAAACATGTTCAACTCACCACGCACACTTTTCTATGTAACTCTGCAGTATAGTGAATAAATACTATTGTAATTTTTCACCTATCTAGTGCGCAATATGCACCAAACAGAATTGATTTTGAACAACTTTATTGAAAATCACTTTTTTGAATCACAAAgctattttacacattttgtaCTGAGACAAACACCATGACTTGGGTTATAGATAAATACTAGTCCACAATAATTGGTCAGTGTGGAGCGCCCTCTGGTGGTAACATTTCCATGGTGCAATCAGGGCAGCTGTAAAGAACAGGTGAGTAACACAAAGGAACAAGCAATAATTAAAACGGTGAACTTAATGAAGAAGGTAAAATGCTACATTGCACAAGTTACAGAGCATCCACTTACATGTTGAACATGTTCAAACATCCTAATATACAAGGTCACACCAACGGGCTATTGTGGTGTAATGAATACCATCTAGTGGTGCATCTACTTGTTCAATCAGAGCCATGCAAAACCAAGAGAACATAAAAAACAGGACATGGGTTGGAGAGTCTACTCAACCAGCAAAGCACAAACTACATTACACTGCAAAAACCCAAACTGTAAAAAGTAAAGAGTGTCCTCCTCTTCAGTTAACTTGATAAGTCCTCACGAGAACTCTCCATCGGTCTTTCAGCATGCCAGCAGTGCGTCCCTTAAAGTCATAATCCATTAATATACGAGACCACTTCCCCACTCCGTGATCGCGAACACCATTCTTCAGGCATTTGTCCAGCTCACTCGTCCATTTctaagaaaacaaatgaaaaaaaaaccctgtttaGTTTGTATTTTCAGAAGTCCCACCTGAATGAGAGAACGCATTTGAATGACGCTTCGAAATTCAC belongs to Brachionichthys hirsutus isolate HB-005 unplaced genomic scaffold, CSIRO-AGI_Bhir_v1 contig_424, whole genome shotgun sequence and includes:
- the LOC137913843 gene encoding somatomedin-B and thrombospondin type-1 domain-containing protein-like; the encoded protein is MGSQLEFACLLLLLLFLGRNNLAFGGCSGKCCRGRNLDCTTTDWRMDRVYGTCFCDEGCIRTKDCCFDYYKECPAQDCAVSEWSFWSGCAKPCQPSVRVRIRHREGPEHSNGGEPCPSLEQRSGCREYRDHQGGYCGHNAGPAFITSVEFGKGRPKHGNDGNPLDPGFCMEFTLESRTPYCTVQNRPHTHWMRYITEGFKVCVACEPPAMRNNSGSCQGDGQDSDKEAVLHWQAVGNSQCSGTWKKMQKTQQCNCPPQHSFVFI